Proteins encoded within one genomic window of Methanoregula sp. UBA64:
- the hypB gene encoding hydrogenase nickel incorporation protein HypB, with protein sequence MHHIDVRMEKDVYDVNNSIADENARHLKSHGVRAFDLLGAIGSGKTALIERLVPLLKERGLRAGAIAGDVYGDDDFQRIVATGIPAYNANTGKECHLDAHLVEHAIDHLPLDKIDVLFIENVGNMVCPTDFKLGAEKRIVIVSSTEGDDVVNKHPMMFRDCTIGVINKVDLAPLVGANIARMESDIHRYNPKMPVFKTNMKTGENIAPLLDAILA encoded by the coding sequence ATGCATCATATCGACGTCAGGATGGAAAAGGATGTATACGACGTCAACAACTCGATTGCCGACGAAAATGCAAGGCACCTGAAATCCCACGGGGTCCGTGCGTTCGACCTGCTCGGCGCGATCGGCTCCGGGAAGACCGCGCTCATCGAGCGCCTTGTCCCGCTCTTAAAGGAACGGGGTCTCCGGGCCGGCGCGATCGCCGGGGACGTGTACGGCGACGACGACTTCCAGCGGATCGTGGCGACCGGGATCCCGGCCTACAATGCAAACACCGGCAAAGAGTGCCACCTTGACGCCCATCTCGTTGAACACGCGATCGACCACCTCCCGCTCGACAAGATCGATGTCCTCTTTATCGAGAACGTGGGGAACATGGTTTGCCCGACCGACTTTAAGCTCGGGGCCGAAAAACGGATCGTGATCGTGAGCTCGACCGAAGGCGACGATGTGGTCAACAAGCACCCGATGATGTTTAGGGACTGCACGATCGGGGTCATCAACAAGGTAGACCTTGCCCCGCTCGTGGGTGCAAACATTGCCCGGATGGAGTCGGACATCCACCGGTACAACCCGAAGATGCCGGTCTTTAAGACCAACATGAAGACCGGGGAGAACATCGCGCCGCTGCTCGATGCGATCCTTGCGTAA
- a CDS encoding histidinol phosphate phosphatase domain-containing protein, with protein sequence MTGLYDLHTHTILSDGEMLPSELIRRMAVIGYTTVAITDHVDTSNAESVVKTLLDVKESARLFGVRLLCGVEITHVPPTQIAIVARKARVAGAEIVVVHGETTVEPVAPGTNHAACTCPDVNVLAHPGLITLEDALLAKGNGIALEITSRGGHNRTNGHVARIGREAGCQLVVDSDAHAPHDLLGKTEKETVARGAGLSAAETDGIMSLNIDTFLRS encoded by the coding sequence GTGACCGGCCTGTACGATCTCCACACCCACACGATCCTTTCGGACGGCGAGATGCTGCCTTCGGAACTGATCCGGCGCATGGCGGTAATAGGGTACACCACGGTCGCGATCACCGATCACGTGGACACATCAAACGCGGAATCAGTCGTAAAGACCCTGCTCGATGTAAAAGAATCGGCCCGGCTCTTTGGCGTCCGGCTCCTGTGCGGGGTCGAGATCACGCACGTGCCCCCGACCCAGATCGCAATCGTGGCCCGCAAGGCCCGGGTTGCTGGTGCCGAGATCGTGGTCGTCCATGGCGAGACCACGGTCGAGCCGGTAGCGCCCGGCACCAACCACGCGGCCTGCACCTGCCCGGACGTAAACGTGCTCGCCCACCCGGGGCTTATCACCTTAGAGGATGCCCTGCTCGCAAAAGGGAACGGGATTGCACTAGAGATAACTTCACGCGGGGGACACAACCGCACGAACGGTCACGTTGCCCGGATCGGACGCGAAGCCGGCTGCCAGCTGGTGGTAGACTCGGATGCGCACGCACCCCACGATCTGCTGGGCAAAACGGAGAAAGAGACGGTAGCGCGGGGCGCCGGGCTCTCCGCTGCGGAAACGGACGGCATAATGTCTTTAAATATCGATACATTCCTCCGTTCCTGA
- a CDS encoding transglutaminase-like domain-containing protein: protein MKHSGLEEFLRATPVIDCNNPAVTAKARDLAAGAFGDVAVARNCFAFVRDEIRHSWDYQANPVTLSASQVLEHTTGYCFAKSHLLAALLRANKIPAGLCYQRLKNHGTVGPEFYLHGLNAVWLNEYGWYRADARGNRNDVHAEFTPPKECLAFVPQEPGEEDLTGIFSDPLPAVVDVLTKYTDYLQVRENLPDV from the coding sequence ATGAAACACTCCGGTCTCGAAGAGTTCCTCCGGGCGACACCGGTGATCGACTGCAACAACCCGGCCGTAACGGCGAAGGCCCGGGACCTTGCCGCAGGAGCCTTTGGCGATGTGGCGGTTGCACGGAACTGTTTCGCGTTTGTCCGCGACGAAATCCGGCACAGCTGGGACTACCAGGCAAACCCGGTGACGCTATCCGCATCGCAGGTGCTCGAACACACCACCGGTTACTGCTTTGCAAAGAGCCACCTCCTTGCCGCACTGCTCCGGGCAAATAAAATCCCCGCCGGGCTCTGCTACCAGCGGCTCAAAAACCACGGCACGGTCGGGCCGGAATTCTACCTCCACGGGCTCAACGCGGTCTGGCTTAACGAATACGGCTGGTACCGGGCCGATGCCCGGGGCAACCGAAACGACGTGCACGCAGAGTTTACGCCACCCAAGGAGTGCCTCGCGTTTGTCCCACAAGAGCCGGGCGAAGAAGACCTCACGGGAATTTTCTCCGACCCGCTGCCGGCAGTCGTTGACGTGCTCACGAAATACACGGATTACCTTCAAGTGCGGGAAAACCTGCCGGATGTCTGA
- a CDS encoding transcription initiation factor IIB: MQEIEKLKLLQTEREALKSRIKVKEQEKKAENHTETVCPECGSRQLVHDYERAELVCQNCGLVIDDDFIDRGPEWRAFDHDQRMKRSRVGAPMTFTIHDKGLSTMIDWRNRDSYGRAISSKNRAQLYRLRKWQRRIRVSNATERNLAFALSELDRMASALGLPRNVRETAAVVYRDAVDKNLIRGRSIEGVAAAALYAACRQCSVPRTLDEIAEVSRVSRKEIGRTYRFISRELGLKLLPTSPIDYVPRFCSGLTLKGEVQSRAVEILRQAGERELTSGRGPTGVAAAAIYISSILGGERRTQREVAEVAGVTEVTIRNRYKELAEKLDIEIIL; the protein is encoded by the coding sequence ATGCAGGAAATCGAGAAACTCAAACTCCTTCAGACCGAGCGCGAAGCGCTCAAATCCCGTATAAAAGTCAAAGAGCAGGAAAAGAAAGCCGAGAACCACACCGAGACAGTCTGTCCCGAGTGCGGGAGCAGGCAGCTCGTCCACGATTACGAGCGGGCAGAACTCGTCTGCCAGAACTGCGGTCTTGTGATCGATGACGATTTCATCGACCGCGGCCCGGAGTGGCGTGCGTTCGACCACGACCAGCGCATGAAGCGGTCAAGAGTCGGTGCACCGATGACCTTTACGATCCACGATAAGGGTCTCTCGACCATGATCGACTGGAGAAACCGGGACAGCTACGGCCGTGCCATCTCCTCGAAAAACCGCGCCCAGCTCTACCGTCTCCGCAAGTGGCAGCGCCGGATCCGTGTCAGCAATGCAACGGAACGGAACCTTGCGTTCGCACTCTCGGAGCTCGACCGTATGGCCTCGGCTCTGGGCCTCCCGCGAAACGTGCGTGAGACCGCAGCCGTGGTGTACCGTGATGCGGTGGACAAGAACCTGATCCGGGGCCGGAGCATTGAAGGCGTTGCGGCAGCAGCGCTCTACGCGGCCTGCCGGCAGTGCAGCGTCCCGCGTACGCTCGATGAGATCGCAGAAGTGTCCCGTGTCTCAAGAAAAGAGATCGGCAGGACCTACCGGTTCATCTCCCGGGAACTCGGGTTAAAGCTCCTCCCAACCTCGCCCATCGACTACGTGCCCCGGTTCTGCTCGGGCCTTACCCTGAAAGGAGAGGTCCAGAGCCGGGCAGTCGAGATCCTCCGGCAGGCCGGCGAGCGGGAACTCACGAGCGGCAGGGGCCCGACCGGTGTTGCGGCCGCGGCAATCTACATCTCCTCCATCCTTGGCGGCGAGCGGCGCACCCAGCGCGAGGTCGCGGAAGTGGCCGGCGTTACCGAAGTTACCATCCGGAACCGGTACAAGGAACTCGCAGAGAAGCTCGACATCGAGATCATTCTCTAA
- the lon gene encoding endopeptidase La yields MTETPPTSRTDREYPVLPLFEIVLFPKTRTKIRVDTDTAATLIAETHETGTAYAVGLSAKEGAATDDVTPESLYAIGNLLEIRNIQPTDGGYIVNARAIARIKAQSFTAVPGRLTATCERIPDQDDLDADVHRRLLAEAKELIGRISSRFEGSGHFTAPIEQMESIDEVMGFVMPFVPVPVAEKQGLLEIISEKVRAMSFLALLARVRENIDFRIEVAQKVSDKVNKANREAMLREQLRVIQDELKKIDGTGPAGDGYREKIEAAGMPEEVKKKALEELGKLDAAGPQNHETPVIKNYLDLLVALPWKTVEKKEIDIREAKAVLERNHNGLSEVKKRIVQHLAVMKLKHEKQGSILLLSGPPGTGKTSLGKSIAEALGRKYVRISLGGVHDEAEIRGHRRTYVGALPGRIIQGIKQAGTKNPVFVLDEIDKVSTTYAGDPASALLEVLDPEQNASFSDHYLEVPYDLSDVFFIATANSLATIPAPLLDRMEMIEISGYTKNEKFAIAKDHLIPKTLEEHGLDAEKLVFTDDAVRETIEKYTREAGVRWLKKQLDRAARHVSEKIVSEDIALPFTVTPEKLSGILGKEVNHPDSVRKDPVPGVVTGLAWTPVGGDILFIEGTFMPGTGKLTLTGQLGDVMKESANISLSLVRSRLTKETAGFDFMTSDLHIHVPSGATPKDGPSAGITLCTALASLVTGRAVDPKLAMTGEITLSGAVLPVGGIKEKIIAAHRAGIKKVILPKENARDLEDVPEDVRSELAFVQVETIEEVFKEALGLDLPPRPLALGTGSLCVPAKNC; encoded by the coding sequence ATGACAGAAACACCCCCCACCAGCCGGACGGACCGCGAGTACCCGGTCCTCCCGCTCTTCGAGATTGTCCTCTTCCCGAAAACCCGGACCAAGATCCGGGTGGACACGGATACCGCCGCAACGCTCATTGCCGAGACGCACGAGACCGGCACAGCGTATGCGGTCGGCCTTTCCGCAAAAGAGGGAGCCGCCACCGATGATGTGACGCCCGAATCGCTGTACGCGATCGGGAACCTGCTTGAGATCCGGAACATCCAGCCCACCGATGGCGGATATATTGTAAACGCCCGGGCCATTGCCCGCATAAAGGCACAGAGCTTCACCGCGGTCCCGGGCCGGCTTACGGCAACCTGCGAGCGGATCCCCGACCAGGACGATCTCGACGCAGACGTCCACCGCCGGCTGCTTGCCGAGGCAAAAGAGCTCATCGGCCGGATCAGCAGCCGGTTCGAAGGCTCCGGGCACTTTACCGCGCCCATCGAGCAGATGGAGAGCATCGACGAGGTCATGGGCTTTGTCATGCCCTTTGTCCCGGTGCCGGTGGCAGAAAAGCAGGGCCTTCTGGAGATCATTTCAGAGAAAGTCCGGGCCATGTCGTTTCTTGCCCTCCTTGCCCGGGTCCGCGAGAACATCGATTTCCGGATCGAGGTGGCGCAGAAAGTCTCGGACAAGGTCAACAAGGCAAACCGCGAGGCAATGCTGCGCGAACAGCTCCGCGTGATCCAGGACGAGCTCAAAAAGATCGACGGCACCGGGCCGGCCGGCGACGGCTACCGCGAGAAGATCGAGGCCGCGGGAATGCCCGAAGAGGTCAAGAAAAAGGCGCTCGAAGAGCTCGGGAAGCTCGACGCTGCCGGGCCCCAGAACCACGAGACCCCGGTGATCAAAAACTACCTCGACCTCCTCGTCGCCCTCCCGTGGAAGACCGTGGAGAAAAAGGAGATCGATATCCGGGAGGCAAAGGCCGTGCTCGAACGCAACCACAACGGCCTGTCGGAGGTCAAGAAACGGATCGTCCAGCACCTTGCGGTCATGAAGCTCAAACACGAGAAGCAGGGCTCGATCCTGCTCCTGTCGGGGCCGCCCGGCACCGGGAAGACGAGTCTTGGGAAAAGCATCGCCGAGGCGCTCGGCCGCAAGTACGTCCGGATCAGCCTTGGCGGCGTGCATGACGAGGCGGAGATCCGCGGCCACCGCAGGACGTACGTTGGTGCGCTGCCCGGCCGGATCATCCAGGGGATCAAACAGGCCGGGACAAAGAACCCGGTCTTTGTCCTGGACGAGATCGACAAGGTCTCGACTACGTACGCCGGCGACCCGGCAAGCGCATTGCTCGAAGTCCTCGACCCGGAACAGAACGCAAGCTTCTCGGACCACTATCTCGAAGTCCCGTACGATCTCTCGGACGTGTTCTTCATTGCAACGGCAAACTCGCTTGCCACGATCCCCGCCCCGCTCCTCGACCGGATGGAGATGATCGAGATCTCGGGCTACACGAAAAACGAGAAGTTCGCGATTGCAAAAGACCACCTGATCCCAAAGACGCTCGAAGAGCACGGGCTCGATGCGGAGAAACTGGTCTTTACCGATGACGCGGTCCGCGAAACGATCGAGAAGTACACCCGCGAGGCCGGCGTCCGCTGGCTCAAAAAACAGCTGGACCGGGCCGCCCGCCACGTATCGGAGAAGATCGTCTCGGAGGATATCGCGCTCCCCTTCACGGTCACACCGGAAAAACTCTCCGGGATCCTGGGTAAAGAGGTCAACCACCCGGACAGCGTGCGGAAAGACCCGGTACCGGGCGTAGTGACCGGCTTAGCGTGGACTCCGGTCGGCGGCGACATCCTCTTTATCGAGGGGACGTTCATGCCGGGGACCGGGAAACTCACGCTCACGGGCCAGCTCGGCGACGTGATGAAAGAGTCGGCAAACATCTCGCTCTCGCTCGTGCGTTCCCGGCTCACCAAAGAGACCGCCGGCTTTGACTTCATGACCAGCGACCTCCACATCCACGTGCCCTCGGGCGCAACGCCCAAGGACGGGCCCTCGGCCGGGATCACGCTCTGCACGGCCCTTGCCTCGCTTGTCACGGGACGGGCAGTCGACCCGAAGCTCGCAATGACCGGCGAGATCACCTTAAGCGGTGCGGTGCTCCCCGTTGGCGGGATAAAGGAGAAGATCATCGCCGCCCACCGGGCCGGGATCAAAAAGGTGATCCTGCCAAAGGAGAATGCCCGGGACCTCGAGGATGTGCCGGAGGATGTCCGGAGCGAACTCGCCTTCGTGCAGGTCGAAACAATCGAGGAAGTCTTCAAAGAGGCCCTCGGTCTCGACCTCCCGCCCCGGCCCCTGGCGCTCGGCACCGGCAGCCTCTGCGTGCCGGCAAAGAACTGCTAA
- a CDS encoding 30S ribosomal protein S8e: MLWQGESVRKVSGGRRRPAQGKRRFEVGLAPAETHIGGDRAKIIRTMGGNTKVRSMRAEFANVTNLANGETKKVKIETVAENGANPNYVRRNLLTKGAIIKTEIGNARIMSRPGQDGVINAVLLA; the protein is encoded by the coding sequence ATGCTTTGGCAGGGAGAATCAGTCAGGAAGGTATCCGGCGGCAGGCGCCGGCCGGCACAGGGAAAGCGGAGATTTGAAGTCGGGCTCGCACCGGCGGAGACCCATATCGGCGGGGACCGTGCAAAGATCATCCGCACCATGGGCGGGAACACCAAGGTCCGGTCCATGCGTGCAGAGTTTGCAAACGTAACAAACCTTGCAAACGGCGAGACCAAGAAGGTCAAGATCGAGACCGTTGCAGAGAACGGCGCAAACCCGAACTATGTCCGGCGGAACCTTCTCACCAAGGGCGCCATCATCAAGACCGAGATCGGCAATGCCCGGATTATGAGCCGGCCCGGCCAGGACGGCGTTATCAACGCCGTGTTACTCGCATAA
- a CDS encoding bifunctional metallophosphatase/5'-nucleotidase gives MDPAGQKTGHHLSTRQYIAVGIVLCIVLLILALLVLNPSARFAEPQGPVHVKILAVNDLHGQLPAGQTLDGKAAGSAPVLASYLHAAENESPDAVTFLAFPGDLVGASPPESGLLLDEPAILFTNQFATGCCGTTAGTCTVSCNLIATPGNHEFDRGVPAMFRLVQGGNGTTGITHLADPYPGSKAAYVCANVVWTGNKTPLFPPYVIRDAGGAKIAFIGADTAQTPSVSSPTDMNGIAFENESEAINRYIPEIQAQGVHAIVALIHEGGSGDAYSGPTRDNATISGRIAGIVSTLDPDVDVVLSAHTHKFSNAYLNNSGNRPVLVTQAYSYSRGFADIDLEIDPATDEIVNKSARIVPAYADRYPGTTPDPKALALLAEADAVVSKTTDTVEAVAAENITRDETPAGESVLGDLLVDSERDAMHADAAFITIGTLRANIAKGNVTWGDLYAVQPFSNRVYAVAMSGRQIRDVLERQWTEPRPPYRLGVSGLTYSFDPDRPAGDRVTQIKIGGATENDTATYRVAIVSYLLDGGDGYTEFANATILEPGPLDVDALAAYMGTLPQPVVAGTDGRIRIV, from the coding sequence ATGGATCCGGCGGGCCAGAAAACCGGGCATCATCTCTCAACGCGGCAGTATATCGCAGTCGGTATCGTCCTCTGCATCGTTCTTTTGATTCTGGCGCTTCTCGTGCTGAACCCCTCGGCCCGGTTCGCGGAACCACAGGGACCGGTCCACGTGAAGATCCTTGCGGTCAACGATCTCCACGGCCAGCTGCCGGCGGGCCAGACCCTTGACGGGAAAGCCGCGGGAAGCGCCCCGGTCCTTGCCTCGTACCTGCACGCCGCGGAAAACGAGAGCCCGGATGCGGTTACGTTCCTTGCATTCCCGGGAGATCTCGTGGGTGCTTCGCCCCCGGAGTCCGGCCTCCTGCTCGACGAGCCCGCCATTCTCTTTACCAACCAGTTTGCCACCGGGTGCTGCGGCACAACGGCCGGCACCTGCACGGTCTCCTGCAACCTGATCGCAACACCGGGCAACCACGAGTTCGACCGGGGCGTGCCCGCAATGTTCCGGCTGGTGCAGGGGGGCAACGGCACGACAGGTATCACGCACCTTGCCGATCCCTACCCCGGATCAAAGGCCGCGTACGTCTGCGCAAACGTGGTCTGGACGGGGAATAAAACGCCCCTCTTTCCCCCGTACGTTATCCGCGATGCGGGCGGGGCAAAGATTGCGTTTATCGGCGCCGATACCGCCCAGACGCCATCGGTCTCCAGCCCCACGGACATGAACGGGATCGCGTTTGAAAACGAGAGCGAAGCGATCAACCGGTACATTCCGGAGATCCAGGCGCAGGGCGTCCATGCAATAGTTGCCCTCATCCACGAAGGCGGGAGCGGGGACGCGTATTCCGGCCCGACCCGGGACAATGCAACGATCTCGGGAAGGATTGCAGGAATCGTGAGTACGCTCGATCCGGACGTCGATGTCGTCCTCTCCGCCCACACCCATAAGTTTTCCAATGCATATCTCAATAATTCGGGTAACCGGCCGGTGCTCGTAACGCAGGCTTACAGTTACAGCCGGGGGTTCGCGGATATCGATCTGGAGATCGACCCGGCAACCGACGAGATCGTGAATAAGTCCGCACGGATCGTCCCGGCCTATGCAGACCGGTACCCGGGCACGACACCCGACCCGAAGGCCCTGGCTCTCCTCGCCGAAGCCGACGCCGTTGTCTCCAAAACAACCGACACGGTGGAAGCGGTTGCTGCCGAAAACATCACCCGCGACGAAACCCCTGCCGGGGAAAGTGTACTCGGCGACCTGCTCGTGGATTCCGAACGCGATGCGATGCATGCCGATGCGGCATTCATCACGATCGGCACGCTCCGGGCCAATATCGCGAAGGGAAATGTCACCTGGGGCGATCTCTACGCGGTGCAGCCGTTCTCCAACCGGGTCTATGCGGTCGCAATGTCCGGCCGCCAGATACGGGACGTACTCGAACGGCAGTGGACCGAGCCGCGGCCACCCTACCGGCTCGGGGTCTCGGGGCTGACCTATTCGTTTGACCCTGACCGGCCGGCCGGGGACCGGGTCACTCAAATAAAAATTGGCGGCGCCACAGAAAACGATACAGCAACCTACCGCGTTGCAATTGTCTCGTATCTCCTTGACGGCGGCGACGGGTACACAGAATTTGCCAACGCAACAATCCTTGAACCGGGCCCGCTGGATGTCGATGCCCTGGCCGCGTACATGGGCACGCTGCCGCAGCCGGTGGTCGCGGGTACCGATGGCCGGATCAGGATCGTGTGA
- a CDS encoding DUF2240 family protein, producing MTLEITVAAPFKHTRKTGMRKNELVYYYALDRKWMSTEQAAVLLMRGEEAGLLGLENGVYTIRIDPSAVTIPIGFKPSSSIFEANDPAQELIGRIVKARGVPETEVVAEMNKVIREQFDNNLLPPAALVLLAKKYGVAYEDLRDALLSSLKKA from the coding sequence GTGACGCTCGAGATCACGGTGGCCGCACCGTTCAAACACACCCGCAAGACCGGGATGCGCAAGAACGAGCTCGTGTACTACTATGCGCTCGACCGCAAGTGGATGAGTACCGAGCAGGCTGCCGTTCTGTTGATGCGTGGCGAGGAAGCGGGCCTGCTCGGCCTGGAGAACGGCGTGTACACGATCCGCATCGACCCGTCTGCCGTGACAATCCCGATCGGGTTCAAGCCGTCCTCATCGATCTTCGAGGCAAACGATCCGGCACAGGAGCTTATCGGCAGGATCGTAAAGGCCCGGGGCGTGCCCGAGACCGAGGTCGTTGCCGAGATGAACAAGGTGATCCGGGAGCAGTTCGACAACAATCTTCTTCCCCCGGCGGCGCTTGTCCTTCTCGCAAAAAAATACGGGGTGGCGTACGAAGACCTCCGCGACGCGCTCCTGTCGTCGTTAAAAAAAGCATAA
- a CDS encoding signal recognition particle subunit SRP19/SEC65 family protein, with protein sequence MEKGECILYPCYFNAALTREEGRRVARAIGAKGPVAADLERALKRLNIPCHTEEHHHPGHWGRHEGRVVAEWTGKKEALIKKVARNLAVKR encoded by the coding sequence ATGGAAAAAGGCGAGTGCATCCTGTATCCCTGCTATTTTAACGCGGCCCTCACCCGGGAGGAGGGGCGCCGGGTTGCCCGGGCAATCGGCGCAAAGGGCCCGGTAGCCGCCGATCTCGAACGGGCACTTAAACGTCTCAATATACCCTGCCATACCGAAGAGCACCACCACCCGGGCCACTGGGGCCGGCACGAAGGGCGGGTCGTTGCCGAATGGACCGGGAAAAAAGAGGCGCTCATTAAAAAGGTTGCAAGGAACCTGGCGGTGAAACGGTGA
- a CDS encoding cache domain-containing protein, whose protein sequence is MNARAFSFFLVMIVLFVAAMGCTQAGTGTPSAAAPSPAPSVTQAAITPAGSLTPNATLVAFVKEAVAYAKTNGKEAALAEFDKTNGSFVRGELYLYAYDFNGTTIAHPFNPEKIGINRLNETDAHGNYFIKDLRDAAENGTGFVEFYYINPAHNRTVEKKLGYVEKVDDTWWLGSGIYQGSA, encoded by the coding sequence ATGAACGCACGAGCATTCTCTTTCTTTCTCGTGATGATCGTACTCTTTGTCGCTGCTATGGGCTGCACCCAGGCAGGCACCGGTACGCCATCTGCCGCAGCACCGTCACCGGCCCCGTCCGTAACGCAGGCCGCGATTACCCCGGCAGGATCCCTGACCCCGAATGCTACGCTGGTGGCATTTGTCAAGGAGGCCGTTGCGTATGCGAAAACAAACGGCAAAGAGGCCGCACTTGCCGAATTTGATAAAACGAACGGCTCGTTTGTCCGGGGAGAACTCTACCTCTACGCATACGACTTCAACGGTACGACCATCGCCCACCCGTTCAACCCGGAAAAGATCGGGATCAACCGGTTGAACGAGACCGATGCGCACGGGAATTATTTCATTAAAGATCTCCGCGACGCAGCAGAGAACGGCACCGGCTTTGTCGAATTCTATTACATCAACCCCGCCCACAACCGGACCGTGGAAAAGAAACTGGGGTACGTGGAAAAGGTTGATGACACCTGGTGGCTCGGTTCCGGGATCTACCAGGGCTCAGCCTGA
- a CDS encoding H/ACA ribonucleoprotein complex subunit GAR1, with translation MSTYGSRMLILQCDAAQLPGLYSEVTDRRTKPVGRIVDVFGSVKMPYALVFTSGPCSVTPGEKVFARDVTPSPANSRERSDGMYPRFRKPGDAGCRKSRNSNSFRPSAKRSNPV, from the coding sequence ATGAGCACCTATGGAAGCCGGATGCTCATCCTCCAGTGCGACGCAGCCCAGCTCCCCGGACTGTACAGCGAAGTAACGGACCGCAGGACAAAACCCGTTGGCAGAATCGTCGATGTCTTCGGGAGCGTGAAGATGCCCTATGCCCTTGTCTTCACCAGCGGCCCGTGCAGTGTCACGCCCGGCGAAAAAGTATTCGCCAGGGACGTGACGCCATCCCCCGCAAACTCCCGTGAACGATCGGACGGGATGTACCCCAGATTCAGAAAACCAGGTGATGCCGGATGCAGGAAATCGAGAAACTCAAACTCCTTCAGACCGAGCGCGAAGCGCTCAAATCCCGTATAA
- a CDS encoding MarR family winged helix-turn-helix transcriptional regulator, which translates to MAGRKEELEETFDRIFTLKHQCSCGIFSECGLSDLTVKQIRYLQVIEQNRDVTFTRLAEITGTSKPTITELVNRFSRMDCVYRRPCPDDGRIQYICLTKKGEMIARAEEEALDRLVDRIRETLSDEEIDTLIGLLEKIG; encoded by the coding sequence ATGGCAGGACGAAAGGAAGAGCTCGAAGAGACGTTTGACCGCATCTTTACCCTCAAACACCAGTGCTCGTGCGGGATCTTCTCGGAATGCGGCCTTTCGGACCTGACGGTAAAACAGATCCGGTATTTGCAGGTCATAGAACAGAACCGCGACGTGACCTTCACCCGGCTTGCCGAGATCACGGGGACCTCCAAACCCACGATCACCGAGCTCGTCAACCGGTTCTCCCGGATGGATTGTGTGTACCGCAGACCATGTCCTGACGATGGCAGGATCCAGTACATCTGCCTCACGAAAAAGGGCGAGATGATCGCCCGTGCGGAGGAAGAAGCGCTGGACCGTCTTGTCGACAGGATCCGGGAAACGCTGAGCGACGAAGAGATCGACACCCTGATCGGTCTTTTGGAAAAGATCGGGTAA